The Actinomadura graeca nucleotide sequence TCGTCCCGCTTGAGGAACAGCCGCAGGCCGTGCGCGGCGATCCGCTCGTCCTCCAGCTCCACCACGGGGGAGGTCATCGCGGCGCCGGGAGCCCGAGCTTCTCGCGGATCGTCGCCTGGACGGCGTCGATGCCCGGCGTGGCGTCGACCGTCACCACGTACTCCTTGCGGCCGAACAGCTCCAGGATCGGATCGGTCTTCTCCCGGTATGTCCGCAGCCGCTCGGCGACGGCCTCCTCGGTGTCGTCCTCCCTCGCCACCAGCTCGCCGCCGCACACGTCGCAGCGGCCCTCCTGCGTCGGCCGGTCGTCGATCAGGTTGTAGTCCATCCCGCAGCGGGAGCAGTACCGGCGGCCGAGGACGCGCCGCCGCACCTCCTCGTCCGGCAGGTCCAGGTGGATCACGCCGTCGATGTCGTAGCTCTCCAGGAAGAACTCCGCCTGCCGCCTGCTGCGCGGGAAGCCGTCGATGATGAACCCG carries:
- a CDS encoding adenylate kinase family protein → MRKYVIIGAQGSGKGTQSRLLARDLDLVHISVGDIFRWHVTSHTKLGAQVRRTMAAGDLVGDDLVEGVVRDRLDQHDWNFGFIIDGFPRSRRQAEFFLESYDIDGVIHLDLPDEEVRRRVLGRRYCSRCGMDYNLIDDRPTQEGRCDVCGGELVAREDDTEEAVAERLRTYREKTDPILELFGRKEYVVTVDATPGIDAVQATIREKLGLPAPR